A region from the Vicia villosa cultivar HV-30 ecotype Madison, WI linkage group LG3, Vvil1.0, whole genome shotgun sequence genome encodes:
- the LOC131661535 gene encoding arabinogalactan O-methyltransferase 1-like encodes MKNRYPLQQRKLLIGLAIIGLIGALLFIATAITASDTSSLHCPISTGIRARSNDDSNNNPTPIQLQSILHYATSRVVPQQSVSEIKISFDVLKSYNRPCNFLVFGLGHDSLMWASFNPGGHTLFLEEDPRWVQTVLKDAPGLRAHTVRYRTQLREAHKLIISYRAEPMCSPSKAFLRGNKACKLALENLPDEVYETEWDLIMVDAPKGYYAEAPGRMAAVFSAAVMARNRKGSGVTHVFLHDVDRKVEKAYAEEFLCKKNMVKGAGRLWHFKIPPSNNTDDTRFC; translated from the coding sequence atGAAGAACCGTTATCCACTCCAACAGAGAAAGCTATTAATCGGATTAGCCATCATTGGATTAATCGGAGCACTACTATTCATCGCCACCGCAATCACCGCCTCCGACACATCCTCATTACACTGTCCAATCTCAACCGGAATCCGAGCCAGATCAAACGACGACAGTAACAACAACCCAACACCGATCCAGCTCCAATCAATACTCCACTACGCCACCTCCCGCGTCGTCCCTCAACAATCCGTCTCCGAGATCAAGATCAGTTTCGATGTATTGAAATCCTACAACCGTCCCTGCAACTTTCTCGTCTTCGGACTCGGCCACGATTCTCTCATGTGGGCCTCGTTTAACCCAGGTGGCCACACGCTCTTCCTCGAAGAAGATCCTCGATGGGTTCAAACCGTTCTCAAAGACGCTCCGGGCCTCCGGGCTCATACCGTCCGTTACCGAACGCAGCTCCGTGAAGCCCACAAGCTCATCATATCGTACCGCGCTGAGCCCATGTGCTCTCCTTCTAAAGCCTTCCTACGTGGCAACAAAGCTTGTAAGCTCGCGCTGGAGAATCTACCGGATGAAGTTTACGAGACGGAGTGGGACCTTATCATGGTCGACGCGCCTAAAGGGTACTACGCGGAGGCGCCGGGACGTATGGCCGCCGTGTTCTCCGCTGCTGTTATGGCGAGGAATAGAAAGGGATCTGGTGTGACGCATGTTTTTCTGCATGATGTGGATCGTAAAGTGGAGAAAGCTTATGCTGAAGAGTTTCTTTGTAAGAAGAACATGGTTAAAGGTGCTGGGAGGCTTTGGCACTTCAAGATACCACCGTCAAACAACACCGATGATACTCGTTTCTGTTAA